The following proteins are encoded in a genomic region of Acidobacteriota bacterium:
- a CDS encoding S9 family peptidase, which translates to MKTFTRFFAALALATAASAAAQTGDDPFQWLEDVQGDKPLAWVREHNAKSTALLTARKEYKPIYAKTLEILDSKEKIPSPELLGETVYNFWKDDAHERGIWRRTSLASYRSASPEWETVLDVDAIAKTDGKAWVWKGASCLPPANVRCLVRLSPGGSDAAVVREFDTASKQFVAGGFTLPEAKHRVSWRDEDTLWVGTDFGPGSRTVSGYPRFVKLWKRGTPLAEAKTVFEGRTEDVSVDGNSEIQGDGRYDLVTRTPAFFKTEAYFYLGGRLVKIDMPEDARLRGFFRDRVLLSLRSDWTTGGKTYRAGSLIAGTVDDVLRGVRRFDVLFEPGPRVSLARVDRTRDRVLIQTLDNVRSRITALSLEDGAWKRSEVALPGLGTASFAATSDLTNAYFFTYQDYSSPTSLWLAGTAEPAKVKSMPAFFDATGVKTEQFEAVSKDGTKIPYFVVTPKGFKADGTAPALLYAYGGFEQSEVPRYSGTLGAAWLARGGVYVDANIRGGGEFGPEWHKAAVKEKHIHNFEDFSAVARDLAVRKITSARHLGIMGGSQGGLLVGGTFTLYPDLFRAVVAQVPLADMRRYNKLLAGASWMAEYGDPDKPEDWAYIKTWSPYELLTKDAKYPTPFYWTNTKDDRVHPGHARKMVAKMESLGHPVYYFENTEGGHGSGAVNKQTAHVTALQYAYLWMMLR; encoded by the coding sequence ATGAAGACATTCACGAGGTTTTTCGCGGCTCTCGCGCTCGCGACAGCCGCATCGGCGGCGGCCCAGACCGGCGACGATCCCTTCCAGTGGCTCGAAGACGTCCAGGGCGACAAACCCCTCGCCTGGGTCCGCGAGCACAACGCGAAGTCGACGGCGCTCCTTACGGCCCGCAAGGAGTACAAGCCGATCTACGCGAAGACGCTCGAGATCCTCGACTCGAAGGAGAAGATCCCGAGCCCCGAGCTTCTCGGCGAGACGGTCTACAACTTCTGGAAGGACGACGCGCACGAGAGGGGCATCTGGCGGCGCACGTCGCTCGCTTCGTACCGCTCGGCCTCTCCCGAGTGGGAGACGGTGCTCGACGTCGACGCGATCGCGAAGACCGACGGCAAGGCCTGGGTCTGGAAAGGCGCGTCCTGCCTCCCGCCGGCGAACGTCCGCTGCCTGGTCCGGCTCTCTCCCGGCGGCTCGGACGCCGCCGTGGTGCGCGAGTTCGACACGGCGTCCAAGCAGTTCGTGGCCGGCGGCTTCACGCTGCCCGAAGCGAAGCACCGCGTGTCCTGGCGGGATGAGGACACGCTCTGGGTCGGGACGGACTTCGGCCCCGGCTCGCGCACGGTCTCGGGTTACCCGCGGTTCGTGAAACTTTGGAAACGCGGCACGCCGCTCGCCGAGGCGAAGACCGTGTTCGAGGGCAGGACCGAGGACGTCTCCGTGGACGGCAACTCGGAGATCCAGGGCGACGGGCGGTACGACCTCGTCACGCGCACGCCCGCGTTCTTCAAGACCGAGGCGTACTTCTACCTCGGCGGCCGCCTCGTGAAGATCGACATGCCCGAGGACGCGCGGCTCCGCGGGTTCTTCCGCGACCGGGTCCTCCTTTCCCTGCGCAGCGACTGGACGACGGGCGGCAAGACGTACCGCGCGGGCTCGCTCATCGCCGGCACCGTCGACGACGTCCTCCGCGGCGTTCGCCGGTTCGACGTGCTCTTCGAGCCCGGCCCGCGTGTGTCGCTCGCGCGCGTGGATCGCACGCGCGACCGCGTGCTGATCCAGACGCTCGACAACGTGCGCAGCCGCATCACGGCGCTCTCCCTCGAGGACGGCGCGTGGAAGCGGTCCGAGGTGGCGCTGCCCGGCCTCGGCACGGCGTCGTTCGCGGCCACGAGCGACCTCACGAACGCGTACTTCTTCACGTACCAGGACTATTCGTCCCCGACGTCGCTGTGGCTGGCCGGAACTGCGGAGCCCGCGAAGGTCAAGTCCATGCCCGCCTTCTTCGACGCGACGGGAGTGAAGACCGAGCAGTTCGAGGCCGTGTCGAAGGACGGCACGAAGATCCCGTACTTCGTCGTGACGCCGAAGGGGTTCAAGGCCGACGGCACGGCTCCGGCGCTGCTCTACGCCTACGGCGGCTTCGAGCAGTCCGAGGTGCCGCGGTACAGCGGCACGCTCGGGGCCGCGTGGCTCGCGAGGGGCGGCGTCTACGTCGACGCGAACATCCGCGGCGGCGGGGAGTTCGGGCCCGAGTGGCACAAGGCGGCCGTGAAGGAAAAGCACATCCACAACTTCGAGGACTTCTCGGCGGTCGCCCGAGACCTCGCCGTCCGGAAGATCACCTCGGCGCGCCACCTCGGGATCATGGGCGGCTCGCAGGGCGGCCTCCTCGTGGGCGGGACGTTCACGCTCTACCCGGACCTCTTCCGCGCCGTCGTGGCGCAGGTGCCGCTCGCCGACATGCGGCGGTACAACAAGCTCCTCGCCGGCGCGAGCTGGATGGCCGAGTACGGAGACCCCGACAAGCCCGAAGACTGGGCATACATCAAGACGTGGTCGCCTTACGAGCTGCTGACGAAGGACGCGAAGTACCCGACGCCGTTCTACTGGACGAACACGAAGGACGACCGCGTGCACCCGGGCCACGCGCGAAAGATGGTCGCGAAGATGGAGTCCCTCGGCCACCCCGTCTACTACTTCGAGAACACCGAGGGCGGGCACGGGTCCGGCGCCGTCAACAAGCAGACGGCGCACGTCACCGCGCTCCAGTACGCGTACCTCTGGATGATGCTGCGGTGA
- a CDS encoding addiction module protein, with the protein MTREDLLAAALKLPLDERAALADRLLRSLDELPEPERKTLWLEVAERRLAEMREGKVREIPATGSLPARPSPRLAFTPGAARRLTSFAPTSPPDEPLLRLAAPPAGRYCTGNTDVGSRGG; encoded by the coding sequence GTGACGCGCGAAGACCTTCTCGCCGCCGCCCTGAAGCTGCCGTTGGACGAGCGGGCCGCCCTTGCGGACCGCCTCCTGAGGAGCCTCGACGAGCTGCCGGAGCCCGAGCGGAAGACGCTCTGGCTCGAGGTGGCGGAGCGGCGCCTTGCGGAAATGCGAGAAGGAAAAGTACGCGAGATACCGGCGACAGGTTCGCTGCCGGCCCGTCCGTCCCCAAGGCTCGCTTTCACCCCAGGCGCAGCACGACGCCTAACCAGCTTTGCCCCCACGTCCCCGCCAGATGAACCCCTTCTGAGGCTTGCCGCTCCTCCCGCCGGTCGATACTGTACGGGCAACACCGACGTCGGCTCGAGGGGAGGATGA
- a CDS encoding DUF2493 domain-containing protein, with protein MIVAVTGGRDFNDIERVRRALYRLDPTPTLLLHGAAVGADTLAAQVAGELGIPTEAYPADWEKYGRTAGPRRNEAMISRKPDLLLAFPGASGTRNMTRQAIAAGIPVLEV; from the coding sequence ATGATCGTAGCCGTCACCGGGGGCAGAGACTTCAACGACATCGAGCGGGTCAGGCGCGCCCTGTACCGCCTGGATCCGACGCCGACGCTTCTCCTCCACGGGGCCGCGGTCGGCGCGGACACGCTCGCCGCACAGGTGGCGGGGGAACTCGGCATCCCGACGGAGGCGTACCCCGCGGACTGGGAGAAATACGGGAGGACCGCGGGCCCCCGACGCAACGAGGCGATGATCTCCAGAAAGCCCGATCTTCTCCTGGCCTTCCCCGGGGCCTCGGGCACGCGCAACATGACGCGTCAGGCGATCGCCGCCGGAATCCCCGTGCTAGAGGTTTAG
- a CDS encoding DUF433 domain-containing protein has protein sequence MTREELLSRITINPKVCFGKPCIRGHRIWVSLILDLLASGMSSQEILSDYPDLEEADVRACIAYGAEMARERYVEVPLGDAH, from the coding sequence ATGACCAGAGAAGAGTTGCTTTCCCGCATAACGATCAACCCCAAGGTTTGCTTCGGAAAGCCGTGCATCCGGGGGCACAGGATCTGGGTGTCGCTGATTCTCGACCTTCTCGCGAGCGGGATGAGCAGCCAAGAAATCCTGAGCGACTACCCGGACCTCGAAGAGGCCGACGTCCGCGCCTGCATCGCCTACGGGGCGGAAATGGCGCGCGAGCGCTACGTAGAGGTACCTCTCGGCGACGCCCATTGA